One Halichoerus grypus chromosome 1, mHalGry1.hap1.1, whole genome shotgun sequence genomic region harbors:
- the MOB3A gene encoding MOB kinase activator 3A: MSNPFLKQVFNKDKTFRPKRKFEPGTQRFELHKKAQASLNAGLDLKVAVQLPPGEELSDWVAVHVVDFFNRVNLIYGTIGDGCTEQSCPVMSGGPKYEYRWQDEHQFRKPTALSAPRYMDLLMDWIEVQINNEELFPTHVGTPFPKNFLQVVKKILSRLFRVFVHVYIHHFDRIAQMGSEAHVNTCYKHFYYFVKEFGLIDTKELEPLREMTARMCH, translated from the exons ATGTCCAACCCCTTCCTGAAGCAAGTTTTCAACAAGGACAAGACCTTCCGCCCCAAGCGCAAGTTCGAGCCGGGCACCCAGCGGTTCGAGCTGCACAAGAAGGCCCAGGCGTCGCTGAACGCGGGGCTGGACCTGAAGGTGGCCGTGCAGCTGCCCCCCGGCGAGGAGCTCAGTGACTGGGTGGCCGTGCACGTGGTGGACTTCTTCAACCGCGTCAACCTCATCTACGGCACCATCGGTGACGGCTGCACGGAGCAGTCCTGCCCGGTCATGTCGGGCGGCCCCAAGTACGAGTATCGCTGGCAGGACGAGCACCAGTTCCGCAAGCCCACAGCGCTGTCGGCCCCCCGCTACATGGACCTGCTCATGGACTGGATCGAGGTGCAGATCAACAACGAGGAGCTCTTCCCCACCCACGTCG GCACGCCGTTCCCCAAGAACTTCCTGCAGGTGGTGAAGAAGATCCTGTCACGGCTGTTCCGCGTGTTCGTGCACGTCTACATCCACCACTTCGACCGCATCGCGCAGATGGGCTCCGAGGCTCACGTCAACACCTGCTACAAGCACTTCTACTACTTCGTCAAGGAGTTCGGCCTCATCGACACCAAGGAGCTGGAGCCGCTG AGAGAAATGACCGCACGGATGTGCCACTGA